One stretch of Pseudomonas fluorescens Q2-87 DNA includes these proteins:
- the pth gene encoding aminoacyl-tRNA hydrolase, which translates to MTAIKLIVGLGNPGAEYEQTRHNAGALFVERIAHAQGVSLAADRKYFGLTGRFSHQGQDVRLLIPTTYMNRSGQAVAALAGFFRIKPEEILVAHDELDLPPGVAKLKQGGGHGGHNGLRDIIAQLGNQNTFHRLRLGIGHPGVASMVSNFVLGRAPRAEQEKLDASIDFALGVLPDILAGEWNRAMKNLHSQKA; encoded by the coding sequence GTGACTGCCATCAAACTGATCGTTGGCCTGGGAAATCCAGGCGCTGAATACGAACAGACCCGGCATAACGCAGGGGCCCTTTTTGTTGAGCGCATCGCGCACGCACAAGGCGTCAGCCTGGCGGCCGATCGCAAATATTTCGGCCTGACCGGACGCTTCTCGCATCAAGGTCAGGATGTTCGTCTGTTGATTCCCACCACCTACATGAACCGCAGCGGCCAAGCCGTGGCGGCACTCGCCGGTTTCTTTCGCATCAAGCCGGAAGAAATCCTGGTGGCCCATGACGAACTCGACCTGCCTCCGGGCGTTGCCAAGCTCAAGCAGGGCGGCGGCCATGGCGGTCATAACGGGTTGCGCGACATCATCGCGCAGCTGGGCAATCAGAATACCTTTCACCGCCTGCGGCTCGGCATCGGCCACCCGGGCGTTGCCAGTATGGTCTCAAACTTTGTCCTGGGTCGTGCGCCTCGCGCCGAACAGGAAAAACTCGATGCCAGCATCGACTTTGCCCTCGGCGTGCTGCCGGATATCCTCGCCGGTGAATGGAACCGTGCGATGAAAAACCTGCACAGCCAGAAGGCCTGA